The Streptomyces sp. Je 1-332 genome has a window encoding:
- the scpA gene encoding methylmalonyl-CoA mutase translates to MAIPDFSGVGLTSDAASEPSAVSRDQWRSAVKESTGKADDDLLWETPEGIAVKPLYTGADLEGLDFLETYPGVAPYLRGPYPTMYVNQPWTIRQYAGFSTAEESNAFYRRNLAAGQKGLSVAFDLPTHRGYDSDHPRVTGDVGMAGVAIDSIYDMRQLFDGIPLDKMTVSMTMNGAVLPVLALYIVAAEEQGVPPEKLAGTIQNDILKEFMVRNTYIYPPKPSMRIISDIFAYTSQKMPRYNSISISGYHIQEAGATADLELAYTLADGVEYLRAGQEAGLDVDAFAPRLSFFWAIGMNFFMEVAKLRAARLLWAKLVKQFDPKNAKSLSLRTHSQTSGWSLTAQDVFNNVTRTCVEAMAATQGHTQSLHTNALDEALALPTDFSARIARNTQLLIQQESGTTRTIDPWGGSAYVEKLTHDLARRAWQHIEEVEAAGGMAQAIDAGIPKLRVEEAAARTQARIDSGRQPVIGVNKYRVETDEQIDVLKVDNSSVRAQQIAKLERLRAERDEAACQAALRALTAAAERDPGPGLEGNLLALAVDAARAKATVGEISDALETSYGRHAGQIRTISGVYRTEAGSSPSVERTRTLVSSFEEAEGRRPRILVAKMGQDGHDRGQKVIATAFADLGFDVDVGPLFQTPAEVARQAVEADVHIVGVSSLAAGHLTLVPALRAELAAEGREDIMIVVGGVIPPQDVPTLLEMGAAAVFPPGTVIPDAAYDLVKRLAADLGHEL, encoded by the coding sequence ATGGCGATCCCCGACTTCTCCGGCGTCGGCCTGACGTCCGATGCCGCCTCCGAGCCCTCCGCCGTCTCCAGGGACCAGTGGCGCAGCGCCGTCAAGGAGTCCACCGGCAAGGCCGACGACGACCTCCTGTGGGAGACCCCCGAGGGCATCGCGGTCAAGCCGCTCTACACGGGCGCCGACCTAGAGGGCCTCGACTTCCTGGAGACGTACCCGGGCGTCGCGCCCTACCTGCGCGGCCCCTACCCGACGATGTACGTGAACCAGCCCTGGACGATCCGGCAGTACGCGGGATTCTCCACGGCCGAGGAGTCCAACGCCTTCTACCGCCGCAACCTCGCGGCAGGACAGAAGGGCCTCTCGGTCGCCTTCGACCTTCCCACGCACCGCGGTTATGACAGTGACCACCCGCGGGTGACGGGCGACGTCGGCATGGCGGGCGTGGCGATCGACTCGATCTACGACATGCGTCAGCTCTTCGACGGCATCCCGCTGGACAAGATGACCGTGTCGATGACGATGAACGGCGCGGTGCTCCCCGTACTCGCGCTCTACATCGTGGCCGCCGAGGAACAGGGCGTACCGCCCGAGAAGCTGGCCGGGACCATCCAGAACGACATCCTCAAAGAGTTCATGGTCCGCAACACCTACATCTATCCGCCCAAGCCCTCGATGCGGATCATCTCCGACATCTTCGCGTACACCTCGCAGAAGATGCCACGCTACAACTCCATCTCGATCTCCGGCTACCACATCCAAGAGGCGGGCGCGACAGCCGACTTGGAGCTCGCGTACACACTCGCGGACGGCGTGGAGTATCTGCGGGCCGGGCAGGAGGCGGGCCTGGACGTCGACGCGTTCGCGCCGCGGCTCTCCTTCTTCTGGGCGATCGGCATGAACTTCTTCATGGAGGTCGCCAAACTCCGCGCGGCGCGCCTCCTGTGGGCGAAGCTGGTCAAGCAGTTCGACCCGAAGAACGCCAAGTCGCTCTCGCTGCGCACCCATTCGCAGACCTCGGGCTGGTCGCTCACCGCGCAGGACGTGTTCAACAACGTCACGCGTACGTGCGTCGAGGCGATGGCGGCGACGCAGGGCCACACCCAGTCCCTGCACACGAACGCCCTGGACGAGGCGCTCGCCCTGCCCACCGACTTCTCCGCGCGCATCGCCCGCAACACCCAGCTGCTCATCCAGCAGGAGTCGGGCACGACGCGGACGATCGACCCGTGGGGCGGCAGCGCGTACGTCGAGAAGCTGACGCACGACCTGGCGCGGCGCGCCTGGCAGCACATCGAGGAGGTCGAGGCGGCGGGCGGCATGGCGCAGGCCATCGACGCGGGCATCCCGAAGCTGCGCGTCGAGGAGGCCGCTGCCCGCACCCAGGCGCGGATCGACTCGGGGCGCCAGCCCGTCATCGGCGTCAACAAGTACCGCGTGGAGACCGACGAGCAGATCGACGTCCTCAAGGTCGACAACTCCTCCGTACGCGCCCAGCAGATCGCGAAGCTGGAGCGGCTGCGCGCGGAGCGCGACGAGGCGGCCTGCCAGGCGGCGCTGCGGGCGCTGACGGCGGCGGCAGAGCGCGACCCCGGTCCGGGCCTGGAGGGCAACCTCCTCGCGCTCGCGGTCGACGCGGCCCGCGCGAAGGCCACGGTCGGCGAGATCTCCGACGCCCTGGAGACCTCGTACGGGCGGCACGCGGGGCAGATCCGTACGATCTCCGGTGTGTACCGCACCGAAGCAGGCTCATCCCCGTCCGTGGAGCGCACCCGCACGCTCGTCTCGTCGTTCGAGGAGGCCGAGGGGCGCCGGCCGCGCATCCTGGTCGCCAAGATGGGCCAGGACGGCCACGACCGCGGTCAGAAGGTCATCGCCACGGCCTTCGCCGACCTCGGCTTCGACGTGGACGTCGGCCCGCTCTTCCAGACCCCGGCCGAGGTCGCACGTCAGGCGGTGGAAGCGGACGTGCACATCGTCGGCGTCTCGTCACTCGCGGCCGGGCACCTCACCCTCGTACCGGCGCTGCGTGCGGAGCTGGCCGCCGAGGGGCGCGAGGACATCATGATCGTCGTGGGTGGTGTGATCCCGCCGCAGGACGTGCCGACGCTCCTGGAGATGGGCGCCGCAGCCGTCTTCCCGCCCGGCACCGTGATCCCGGACGCCGCGTACGACCTGGTGAAGCGGTTGGCGGCCGACCTCGGCCACGAGCTGTGA
- the meaB gene encoding methylmalonyl Co-A mutase-associated GTPase MeaB yields the protein MAAPRIDIDAYVKGVLDGKRAQIARAITLVESTRPQHRALAQELLTQLLPHSGRARRIGISGVPGVGKSTFIDALGTMLTGLGHRVAVLAVDPSSTRTGGSILGDKTRMERLAVDPAAFVRPSPTAGTLGGVAKATRESIVVMEAAGYDVVLVETVGVGQSETAVANMVDSFLLLSLARTGDQLQGIKKGVLELADVLAINKADGPHERDARSAARELAGALRLMHPADAAWTPPVLSCSARESSGLDEVWDRLEQHRSLLDSTGRLAAKRRDQQVDWTWTMVRDELLDRLRGNGAVRDLAPELEQRVREGTLTATLAAERILEAFQGRGGEGSA from the coding sequence ATGGCGGCGCCGAGGATCGACATCGACGCGTACGTCAAGGGCGTCCTCGACGGGAAGCGTGCGCAGATCGCGCGCGCCATCACGCTCGTCGAGTCGACCCGGCCCCAACACCGCGCCCTGGCGCAGGAGTTGCTGACCCAGCTGCTTCCGCACAGCGGGCGGGCGCGGCGGATCGGCATCAGCGGCGTGCCCGGCGTGGGCAAGTCGACGTTCATCGACGCGCTCGGCACGATGCTGACCGGCCTCGGGCACCGGGTCGCGGTCCTCGCCGTCGACCCTTCGTCGACCCGGACGGGGGGTTCGATCCTCGGCGACAAGACGCGGATGGAACGGCTCGCGGTGGACCCGGCGGCGTTCGTGCGTCCATCGCCCACCGCGGGGACGCTCGGCGGGGTCGCGAAGGCCACACGCGAGTCGATCGTGGTGATGGAGGCGGCGGGGTACGACGTCGTGCTGGTCGAGACGGTGGGCGTGGGCCAGTCGGAGACGGCGGTCGCGAACATGGTCGACTCGTTCCTGCTGCTGAGTCTGGCCCGTACAGGCGACCAGCTCCAGGGCATCAAGAAGGGTGTCCTCGAACTGGCGGACGTGCTCGCCATCAACAAGGCGGATGGCCCGCACGAGCGGGACGCGCGCTCGGCGGCGCGTGAACTGGCGGGCGCGCTGCGGCTGATGCACCCCGCGGACGCGGCGTGGACTCCCCCGGTGCTCAGTTGCAGTGCGCGGGAGTCCAGCGGCCTGGACGAGGTGTGGGACCGTCTGGAACAACACCGCTCGCTCCTCGACTCCACGGGTCGCCTCGCCGCCAAGCGGCGCGACCAGCAGGTCGACTGGACGTGGACGATGGTGCGGGACGAGCTGCTCGACCGGCTGCGGGGGAACGGCGCCGTACGGGATCTGGCCCCTGAGCTCGAACAGCGCGTACGGGAGGGCACGTTGACGGCCACGCTGGCGGCCGAGCGGATTCTGGAGGCGTTTCAGGGGCGCGGGGGCGAGGGTTCGGCCTGA
- a CDS encoding enoyl-CoA hydratase/isomerase family protein, with protein sequence MPTADSDEAPVLLRVHGRAGYLVLNRPRAINALNHTMVRLLDDALTAWERDDDITTVVLTGEGARGLCAGGDIRSIHDDVRAGGGAASVAFWRDEYRLNARIARFPKPYVAVMDGIVMGGGVGVSAHGSVRIVTERSRIAMPETGIGFVPDVGGTYLLSRAPGELGTHLALTGAAVGAGDAILCGLADHFVPSERLAEFTAALAEADVSEVIAEYAAAPPGGELAVQREWIDACYAHDSVEEIVDRLYNSGDRAAKETAETILSKSPISLKVTLAALRRARGLASLEQVLDQEYRVSAAAITAPDLVEGIRAQVVDKDRDPHWSPAELAQVSDADVARHFAPRAGDELGLAAGTA encoded by the coding sequence ATGCCCACCGCTGACTCCGACGAAGCTCCCGTCCTCCTGCGCGTGCACGGCCGTGCGGGGTACCTCGTCCTCAACCGGCCCCGCGCCATCAACGCCCTCAACCACACCATGGTCCGGCTGCTGGACGACGCCCTCACCGCATGGGAGCGGGACGACGACATCACCACCGTCGTCCTCACCGGCGAAGGTGCCCGCGGGCTGTGTGCCGGCGGTGACATCCGGTCCATCCATGACGACGTCCGTGCGGGCGGCGGCGCCGCGTCCGTGGCCTTCTGGCGCGACGAGTACCGGCTCAACGCCCGTATCGCCCGCTTCCCGAAGCCGTATGTGGCCGTCATGGACGGCATCGTGATGGGCGGCGGGGTCGGCGTCTCGGCGCACGGCAGCGTGCGGATCGTCACCGAGCGCTCCCGGATCGCCATGCCGGAGACGGGGATCGGCTTCGTACCGGACGTCGGCGGTACGTATCTGCTGTCACGGGCGCCCGGCGAACTCGGCACCCACCTCGCGCTGACCGGCGCGGCGGTGGGCGCTGGCGACGCGATCCTGTGCGGTCTCGCCGACCACTTCGTGCCGTCGGAGCGGCTGGCGGAGTTCACGGCCGCCCTCGCCGAAGCCGACGTGAGCGAGGTGATCGCGGAGTACGCCGCCGCCCCGCCCGGGGGCGAACTGGCCGTCCAGCGCGAGTGGATCGACGCCTGCTACGCCCACGACTCCGTGGAGGAGATCGTCGACAGGCTGTACAACTCCGGTGACCGGGCTGCCAAGGAGACGGCCGAGACCATCCTCTCCAAGTCGCCGATCTCCCTCAAGGTCACCCTCGCCGCCCTGCGCCGGGCCCGCGGCCTCGCGTCCCTGGAGCAGGTGCTCGACCAGGAGTACCGCGTGTCGGCCGCCGCGATCACCGCGCCGGACCTGGTCGAGGGCATCCGCGCCCAGGTCGTCGACAAGGACCGTGATCCGCACTGGTCCCCCGCCGAACTCGCCCAGGTGAGCGACGCGGACGTGGCCCGCCACTTCGCGCCGCGCGCCGGCGACGAGCTCGGTCTCGCCGCCGGGACAGCATGA
- a CDS encoding ROK family transcriptional regulator, translating to MGRLTGGDPSLLRRINSAVVLHALRAADFATLTEVTRVTGLSRPTVEGVVEGLIEAGLVVETAAEEGAARRQGRPARRFRFRAEAGHLLGLEIGPHRVAAVLSDLDGRVLGTAAKDVDETASADERIERLRTAVADLLRRCGVARSSLRAVGVGSPGIVEADGTVRLGTALPEWTGLPLGERLRRSFKCPVLVENDANTAAVAEHWKGAATESDDVVFVLAGLSPGAGALIGGRLHRGYGGAAGEIGALHLLGRDVTPETLLSTTDEPLHPLDEQAVADVFAHAREGDERAGQAVERFIQRLVHDVAALVLALDPELVVVGGWAAGLDGVLEPLRRELARYCLRPPRVALSVLGEAAIATGALRLALDHVEEQLFAVEGTVTARR from the coding sequence TTGGGGCGGCTGACCGGCGGGGATCCCTCTCTGCTGCGGCGGATCAACTCCGCGGTGGTGCTGCACGCGCTGCGTGCGGCGGACTTCGCGACACTTACCGAGGTCACCCGGGTGACGGGGCTTTCGAGGCCGACCGTCGAGGGCGTGGTCGAGGGGCTCATCGAGGCCGGGCTCGTGGTGGAGACCGCCGCCGAGGAAGGCGCGGCAAGACGCCAGGGACGGCCCGCCCGGAGGTTCCGCTTCCGGGCGGAGGCGGGGCATCTGCTCGGCCTGGAGATCGGCCCGCACCGGGTGGCCGCCGTCCTCTCGGATCTGGACGGCCGGGTGCTGGGGACCGCCGCCAAGGACGTGGACGAGACGGCGTCGGCGGACGAACGCATCGAGCGGCTGCGCACGGCGGTCGCCGATCTGCTGCGCCGTTGCGGGGTCGCCCGCAGCTCACTGCGCGCGGTCGGCGTCGGCAGCCCCGGGATCGTGGAGGCGGACGGCACGGTGCGCCTGGGCACCGCGCTGCCGGAGTGGACCGGGCTCCCGCTGGGCGAGCGCCTTCGCCGGTCCTTCAAGTGCCCGGTCCTGGTGGAGAACGACGCGAACACGGCGGCCGTGGCCGAACACTGGAAGGGCGCGGCGACCGAGTCCGACGACGTGGTGTTCGTCCTCGCGGGGCTCAGCCCGGGTGCGGGGGCGTTGATCGGCGGACGGCTGCACCGCGGCTACGGCGGCGCCGCCGGGGAGATCGGAGCCCTGCATCTCCTTGGCCGTGACGTGACCCCGGAGACGCTCCTTTCGACCACGGACGAGCCGCTGCACCCGCTCGACGAGCAGGCGGTGGCGGACGTGTTCGCCCACGCGCGCGAGGGTGACGAGCGGGCGGGGCAGGCTGTGGAGCGGTTCATCCAGCGCCTGGTGCACGACGTGGCGGCGCTGGTGCTCGCCCTTGACCCCGAACTGGTCGTCGTGGGCGGCTGGGCGGCGGGTCTGGACGGTGTGCTGGAGCCGCTGCGCCGCGAGTTGGCCCGCTACTGCCTGCGGCCGCCGCGGGTGGCCCTTTCGGTGCTCGGCGAGGCCGCCATCGCCACGGGCGCGCTGCGCCTCGCCCTCGACCACGTCGAGGAGCAGCTGTTCGCGGTGGAGGGGACGGTCACGGCGCGGCGCTGA
- a CDS encoding GntR family transcriptional regulator produces MGTTQLETAPEPKYWHLKTVLSEALDSEFAVGEILPNERDLAARFGVARATLRQALEQLELEGRLQRRRGVGTTVAPPRMGVAVGSAQGTWPGEVGDAWQPADCAPAVPPAEVARMLAADPDDQVHVVRRTRVSHGQPVAAELLYVPTSSVTELSAVDAPSGPARARAVLRELHRLGLEGQDRAVELGSARADDAKALDRLPGAPVLVVTTRFFAEGRTAAVSVATYRADTCRLTFGDAGGVEIHHGPERQAS; encoded by the coding sequence GTGGGGACCACGCAGCTGGAAACGGCGCCGGAGCCGAAGTACTGGCACCTCAAGACCGTGCTCAGCGAGGCACTCGACTCCGAGTTCGCCGTCGGCGAGATCCTGCCCAACGAACGTGATCTTGCGGCCCGGTTCGGGGTCGCCCGCGCCACGCTCCGGCAGGCACTCGAGCAGCTCGAACTGGAAGGCAGGCTGCAGCGCCGCCGCGGCGTCGGCACGACCGTCGCCCCGCCGCGGATGGGTGTGGCCGTCGGATCCGCACAAGGCACCTGGCCGGGCGAGGTCGGCGACGCCTGGCAGCCCGCCGACTGCGCACCGGCGGTCCCGCCCGCCGAAGTGGCCCGCATGCTGGCCGCCGACCCCGACGACCAGGTGCACGTCGTGCGGCGCACACGCGTCTCGCACGGCCAGCCCGTGGCCGCCGAACTGCTCTACGTGCCGACGTCGTCCGTCACGGAGCTCTCCGCCGTCGACGCCCCCTCCGGACCGGCACGCGCGCGTGCCGTACTGCGCGAGCTGCACCGGCTCGGCCTCGAAGGACAGGACCGCGCCGTGGAGCTCGGCTCGGCCCGCGCGGACGACGCCAAGGCGCTCGACCGGCTGCCCGGAGCCCCGGTCCTCGTCGTGACGACCCGGTTCTTCGCCGAGGGGCGCACCGCGGCGGTCTCCGTGGCGACGTACCGCGCGGACACCTGCCGCCTCACGTTCGGCGACGCGGGCGGCGTCGAGATCCACCACGGCCCCGAGCGCCAGGCATCCTGA
- the sigJ gene encoding RNA polymerase sigma factor SigJ produces MATDTVTDVFEEHRPVLMGVAYRMLGRVADAEDVVQESWLRWSAADQPQVRDPRAYLVRVTTRLAIDRLRHVQSRRESYVGPWLPEPLVTDYGPTVPDTAEQAVLADSVSIAVMVVLESLSPLERAVFVLREAFGFPFSEIALTLDRGEPAVRQLAARARKHVDEGRPRYAVDPDERRDLTERFLAAATGGDLDGLVSLLAPGVRLVGDSGGKAKGPLRAIETADKVGRFLGGAVRRGLPQGAELEARFLEVNGADSVLVLVDGKPDSLFQLDVADGRITNLYVIRNPDKLVGLPF; encoded by the coding sequence GTGGCGACCGACACTGTGACCGATGTCTTCGAAGAGCACCGGCCCGTCCTGATGGGCGTGGCCTACCGCATGCTCGGCCGGGTGGCCGACGCGGAGGACGTCGTGCAGGAGTCCTGGCTGCGCTGGTCGGCGGCCGACCAGCCGCAGGTGCGCGACCCGCGCGCCTACTTGGTGCGTGTCACCACCCGGCTCGCGATCGACCGGCTGCGCCACGTGCAGTCACGCCGCGAGTCCTACGTCGGTCCATGGCTGCCCGAACCCCTGGTCACGGACTACGGGCCGACCGTCCCCGACACCGCCGAGCAGGCCGTGCTCGCCGACTCCGTCTCCATCGCCGTCATGGTCGTCCTGGAGTCCCTCTCGCCCCTGGAGCGCGCGGTGTTCGTGCTGCGGGAGGCCTTCGGATTCCCGTTCTCGGAGATCGCCCTCACGCTGGACCGCGGCGAGCCCGCCGTGCGGCAGCTCGCGGCGCGGGCCCGCAAGCACGTAGACGAGGGCAGGCCACGCTATGCGGTGGACCCGGACGAGCGCAGGGACCTGACCGAGCGGTTCCTCGCCGCGGCGACCGGCGGCGACCTGGACGGCCTGGTGTCCCTGCTCGCTCCGGGCGTACGCCTCGTCGGCGACAGCGGCGGCAAGGCGAAGGGCCCGCTGCGCGCCATCGAGACGGCCGACAAGGTGGGCCGGTTCCTCGGCGGCGCGGTCCGCAGGGGCCTGCCGCAGGGGGCGGAGCTGGAGGCCCGGTTCCTGGAGGTCAACGGCGCCGATTCCGTGCTGGTCCTGGTCGACGGCAAACCGGACTCCCTCTTCCAACTGGACGTCGCCGACGGCCGGATCACCAACCTCTACGTCATCCGCAACCCGGACAAGCTGGTCGGTCTCCCCTTCTAG
- a CDS encoding alpha/beta fold hydrolase: MAAEVSFSVESPGGPRTLSVAYERAGEGEPLLLLHGIGHHHQAWDPVFGILAAEYDVIAVDLPGFGESAALPDGLPYDISTVVSVLGALCEALEIERPHVAGNSLGGLLALELGRERLVRSVTALSPAGFWTPGERRYAFNTLLAMRHGARMLPLPLIERLSRTAAGRAALTSTIYARPGRRSAEAVVAETLALRGATGFEQTLAAGRDVLFSDDVPGVAVTVAWGSRDRILLRRQGVRAKHAVPAARLVRLPGCGHVPMNDDPALVSRVVLDTCRRAPAA, encoded by the coding sequence ATGGCCGCAGAAGTGTCCTTCAGCGTCGAATCGCCCGGCGGCCCGCGGACACTGTCCGTAGCCTACGAACGCGCGGGCGAGGGCGAGCCGCTCCTCCTGCTGCACGGCATCGGGCACCACCACCAGGCGTGGGACCCGGTGTTCGGCATTCTGGCCGCCGAGTACGACGTGATAGCCGTGGACCTGCCGGGCTTCGGGGAGTCCGCCGCCCTGCCCGACGGGCTTCCGTACGACATCTCGACGGTGGTGTCCGTGCTCGGCGCGCTGTGCGAGGCGCTGGAGATCGAGCGTCCGCACGTGGCGGGCAACTCGCTTGGCGGTCTGCTCGCTCTGGAACTCGGCCGGGAGAGGCTCGTGCGCTCGGTCACCGCGCTGTCCCCCGCGGGCTTCTGGACGCCCGGGGAGCGGCGGTACGCGTTCAACACCCTGCTCGCCATGCGGCACGGGGCGCGGATGCTCCCGTTGCCGCTGATCGAACGGCTCTCGCGGACCGCGGCCGGGCGTGCGGCGCTCACCAGCACCATCTACGCCCGCCCTGGGCGCCGTTCAGCCGAGGCCGTCGTCGCCGAGACGCTCGCGCTGCGCGGGGCCACGGGGTTCGAGCAGACCCTCGCCGCGGGGCGTGACGTGCTCTTCAGTGACGACGTGCCCGGAGTCGCGGTCACCGTCGCGTGGGGCTCGCGCGACCGGATCCTGCTGCGCCGCCAGGGCGTTCGCGCGAAGCACGCCGTCCCCGCAGCGCGTCTGGTGCGTCTCCCTGGCTGCGGCCACGTCCCGATGAACGACGATCCGGCGCTCGTCTCGCGCGTCGTCCTCGACACCTGCCGCCGCGCGCCGGCCGCGTAG